The Triticum aestivum cultivar Chinese Spring chromosome 5A, IWGSC CS RefSeq v2.1, whole genome shotgun sequence genomic sequence CTGCGCCCTTCCACCGCTGTGGCATCGCGCCTCCGCCACCACCATCCGAGACTCCTACTGCCTCAACAGGATTTCCTTGTGGTGCCACCGGATTCCCGCGTCGAATAGGAAATCCTCCCCATCCCTCAGATTCGTCAGACTATCGGCCAAGTGCTGCTGGAGCGCCTTGGCCTCGTCCTTCTCGCTTGGCTAGGACAGCTAAAGGAACCAGTTTCTGAATTGGACAGAGAGCACGGCTGCTTCGAATAGGAGCAACACTTTTTGAAATTTGTGTCTGTGGAGAAGCTAAACTGGAGTTGTGATTGCCATGAAGCTCATTGGCTGGAACTGCCGTGGCATGGGCAAGGACCTCAGCAGCTCTACTAAGATGGAGTACCTCGCAAAATTGATGAATTCCACCCGTGCTCAGGTAACTTTCGTATCTGAAATTAGAACATCAAGGTACAGTTCTTCTCATCTTAACTCTCAATTTAATAATAACGATAGCTTCGTAGTTCCATCTGTTGGTCGTTCTGGTGGTCTTTGGATACTTTGGTCTGATGAAGTTTGTGTCTCTGTCAAGTTCTCTAATCATTATATGATTTTAGCCCTTGTTGTCAATAAAATTACCAATGTGGAATTTGTTCTGGCTTGTGTTTATGGAGATCCCCATCATTGCCACCTAATTTGGGATCATGTTCTAAATTTTGTTAATGATAACATAGGGAAGCCAATTGTTTGTTTCGGTGATCTGAATGATATCATGTGTGATACGGAAACTACTTCTCTCAATGTGAATAAGAACCGTATGCGTGCTGTCAATAACTATGTCAAGCAATGTGGTCTGTTTGATCTGGGGTTTAGTGGACCGGCTTATACTTGGACAAATATGCGGTTCTCCTCAAGACCTATCTTTGAAAGGCTTGATCGTTGTCTTGCCAATGCAGATTGATGTGTTATGTTTCCTAATACTAATGTTTTTAATTTACCAATCATTCATTCGCTGAGTGATCATGCACCTATTCTGATATCCACTGATTCTCAGTTTCGTAGGCCTAAACTACACTTTAAATTTGAAAATTGGTGGACTTTTGAGGAAGATTTCCAGGGCATTGCTAAAAATGTTTGGGACTCCTCGGTTAATAGACCATTCGATGTCAGAACCAATAACCTTGCAGGGACTTTGAAAAGGTGGTGCAAAAAGAAAAAACCTTTACAGCATCAACTTGATTGTATTCAGGATCAGATCAATGAGATTCAAATGAAGCCGGTGCATCTCCAAGACTATTCCCTTCAGGCAAGCCTAGTTGCCCAATATGAAGGTAATTTGACCAAGCTCATTGAATTTTATAGGCAACGTGCAAAAAAACACTGGGCGACCAAAGGTGACAGGAACACATCCTTCTTTCACAATGTTGTTCAAAAGCGTAAGCGTCGAAATCGCATAGTTTCTATTAAGGACACTCATGGTAATAATTTGTTTGATCCAGATGATATTGCCAAGGAGTTTGTTAATTATTTTAGAACTATTTTTCGCTCATCTTCTACTAATAATGACAGGCCCAGTTTGGATACTACTTTGCCGCAAGATACAAACGACTTCACCTACTCGATCCCTGATAAACATGAGATATGGAAAATTCTCAAAGGCGTGAAGAAGAATGCCTCTCCTGGACCTGATGGATTCAATGTGGGTTTCTACCTTTCGGTTTGGAGTTGGATAGGAGATGATGTGACCAATTTGGTAAGAAATTTCTACACCACGGGTATTGTTCCGCCTCATCTCAATGATACTCAAATTGCCCTCATTCCGAAGAAACTTGCTTCGCATCTGCCTTCTGACTTTCGGCCCATAAGTTTGTGTAATGTTGTTTACAAAATCATTGCTAAATCTTTAGCCAATAGGTTGAAAGGACATTTGCCTGATTACATTCACCCCTCTCAGCAAGCTTTCATTGAAGGTAGGCGCATAAGCAATAATATTATTGTCGCCCAAGAAATTGCCCACTCATTCTCTCTTGCTTCTTGGAAGAGCCTTGATTTTATACTGAAAATTGACCTTGCCAAAGCTTTTGATAGAATTGAGTGGCACTTCATTGTCTCGGCTCTTGCTCGTAAAGGTCTCCATGGCCATTTCATAAAACTTGTTCATGCATGCATTTCATCCGCAACGTTTTCAGTGATCATTAATGGTCAATATTTTGCAAAATTCAATAGTTCCAGAGGCATTAGACAGGGATGTCCTTTGTCATCGTATCTTTTTGTCCTTGCAGTAAATGAGTTATCTCTTATGTTACAGGATGCCTTGCAAGCTAATCACCTGACAGGTATTTCGCTTGGACCAAATTGCCCTCCTATTCACTCTTTGATGTTTGCAGATGACCTGATTGTTTGTGGCAAAGCTAATGTGCAGGAAGCTAATACTATTTTACAGCTTTTAGACCATTTTTGTTGTGATTTAGGGCAAACTCCAAACTGGAGTAAATCTGGTATCTTATTCAGCAATAATGTTACGATGCAGGTTAAACAAGATATTAAGAGAATCTTTCCAGCTCCAGACATCGACAGTTCTTTCGTCCATTTAGGCCATCCACTTGTTTTACCTTCTAAAGATAGATCAGCTGCTTATAACTTTGTTTACGATAAATTCAAGTCCAAACTTAGCACATATAAAGCCAACAGACTCTCTCATGCGGCAAGATTAACTCTCATAAAATCCGTTTTCTCTTCCATTCCTGTATATTACATGTCCAACATACTTTTTTCAAAAAAGTTCCTTGCTAAACTAACAACAATCATTAGGAACTTTTGGTGGACAGGTATTCAAGATGATCAGACTACTAGAAGCTTGTGCCTTAGGGCATAGGCTGATGTATGTATTGAGAAGAAAATTGGTGGTCTTGGTGTTAGAAATTTGCAGGCAATCAACCAAGGACTTGTTCTCTCGACGGCATGGAGATTGGCAAAAGAGCCGCAAAGTCAGCTAGCATGATTCTCAAGGCAAAGTATCATCATGATACATCCATTTGGAGAGCCCGGCCGAACAAACCTAAATCTGCCTTTTGGTCTGCAATTCTAAAGGTAAAGCCTCTTCTAATCTCAGCCACAATTTGCCAAATTGTTGATGGTGCTAGTTCTATTTGGAGCTCGCCTTGGTTTTCCGGATGGGAAACTATTTATGATCATTTTATCATTCAGCAACAATCTTTTTCTTACCCTGCACAAGTTAAAGATCTTTGGATACCGGGTCAAAAGAACTGGAATGCAAACTTGATTAATTCTCTTTTCACTCCTGAATTGGCTAATACCATTCTACAAACTCCTATTATTAAGGCAAATGGTAAGGATATGTTGGTTTGGAAACTAACTCCTGCAGGTGAATTCTCTTCCAAAAGTGCTTACAAGCACTGCTTCAACAATCTTCAGCTTCCACCAAGGCAAAGGCCCAAAATTGTCCCTATGCAGGTCATTTCCCTTCTTAATCAGGTGTGGGAGGATAAGCAAATGGCACCAAGAGTTCAGACATTTGCTTGGAGGCTTCTTAGGAAAGCACTTCCTACAGGTAAGAGGGCAAGTAGGTACTCCAAACATATCAATGAAAACTGCTCTAGATGTGGACTATTAGAAGATGAAATGCATATGTTGTTTCTCTGTCCTTTTTCTAAAGCTGCATGGTTTTGCTATCCCTGGTTTATTAAAACGGAATCTCTGGCTGAAAATTATCATTCTATTCCTGATATGATTCGTGCTTTGATTACATCTCAACATCCAAAAGTAAACTTGACTACTCTCTATACTTTTCTATGGTGTCTTTGGAAAGCTCGGAACGACTGTCTATTTTGCAGCAAATTATGCAAGCCTTCCCAGGTGTATGCTTCAGCAAATGCAATAATTGAAGCAACCAATTTAGAACATAAGAACTTCGCTCAGCAACAAGAAAGCGATAAAGCTCAGGAGCAGTTGCAGGCTTCTTCAACAATCACGCATACACATGACTGTAATAACCTTACAGGGAATGTCATCTTTTGCGACGCAGCCTGGGAGAGACGCACAGATTCAGAGCTGGGCCATGCTGGCTTAGGAGTAATCATCACCATGCAAGACAATCGGCACCTCCAACGACTACACGTCTCTGCGCTTTCGCCTCCAGTTTCATCACCCCTCCAGGCTGAGACTTATGGGCTGCTACTAGCTACTAAGTTAGCAGATCTTCTGCAGGTTCAGAACCCTCACTTTTGCACCGACTGCTCGGTGTTAGTTTCGGCGGCAAGGTCATCAACGGTATTTGCTGCTCCAGGATGTTGGGAGAACAGACCTCTCCTTGCAGAGATCCAAGCCTCTCCCTCTTTTAGTCGTAACAAGATCACTCACATCAACAGAAGCAACAATGTAAAAGCTGATCATCAAGCTCGATTAGCTTTGCGGATTCAGTCAAGGTCCTTAGCTCTTCGTTGCTTATGTACACAAGCAGATCAAGGTCAATGTCCCGGAAAGGACATAGTTTCTGGTTCTAGCATGAGTCCCTTCATGCTTCTTTCTGTAAAATGCACCTGATCATCAATAAAGTTTTCTTGtgttcaaaaaaaatattttcatgggcAACTGGGTTGACATCATCATGTGCCTAACTCCTGGATCAATTCTTGTTCTCAGCATTTTTTTGTGTGCTTGAattgaaagaagaagaaaaaaatcatTGCAATGGAAGATGATTAGCCTAGCCAAGCGGGCCCCGCATCTCACTCCCCCATCTTCTCCTTTCCCGTTCTCTGTcccctcactcactcactcactcccgCACGCCTCCTCCCCAAGCTCCCCCCATCGCAAGAACCAACTTTTGCccccaaatccccccccccccccccccctaaactcTCCAATCCCCTCCCCCCATTGCGAGATCCCGCACCAGATTCGATCCTCCCCCTCCCAAAACCCACGGGGGACCCGTCTCCTTCCCCGAATCCGCCGTTTCCACCCCCCGAATCTGGCGGCCGGAGATCGGGCCCGgtaggcggcggccggcggagctCGATCTGTCCGTCCGAGCCCAGGCGGACCGCGAGGAGGCTAGCTGGGACACCGCATTGGGCTTCGGCGCGCTTTTTCGACAAAAAAAATGGCGGCGCCGGGGAGCAGTAATGGCGGTGGCGGCAGCAGatcccagcagcagcagcagccgcagcaggaCAAGGTATATGCGCGCACGCTTACATGTGATGTGGTGCGATTTTCTTGCGCGCGCAgtggctcgctcgctcgctcgctttaGAGGCTGATGTGTACAGGGTACCTGCCGAAATTTGCCAGTACCTGAATGAGCTCATCCACTCCGCTGCGTACCAACTGTACTGGCCACTAGCGGCTGATGCAGCTGAAGCACCTTTAATTGTGCTTTACTTTGTACTGCTCCACTGATTGCTCCCTGCTGCTATGCATGCACAGGCATAACAGGCTGCTGAACTGAACTGAACTGACAGTAATTTTGCTGTCAGTCCGTGTTGAATTGCATGCACTTTGCACTAGACCAGCCACTAATTTTGCAAAGACAGCATCATTTGGAGTGTGTATCTCTCCCATTCCTCCATGGATATTGTAGATATATAAGTATATAACTAACAGATGGCTTTTTTCCACTTATATTCACAGAGGCCAATAGTCATGTGCATCTTTGACCGAGCTAGTACATTGTCCGTTCAGCTCTAAACTAGTTGAAATGCATGCATTTTGCACTCGTTCAGCCAGTAATTTTGCAATGCCCCAGCATCATCTGTAGTATGTTTCTCTCCCACTCCTCCATGGATATTGTAGATTTACATGTATGTGACTGACTGGTGGATTTGGGCTTCTGTTCACACTTATATTTGCCAGAGGGTTGAGGCTAAGGGCCAAAGTAAGCACAAACTCTGTGGTGCTATGCTAGGATCCTTTTGCACTTTTTCGTATTCTTGGGAGATATGTGCATGCTTTGATGACTGATACAACAGTTTTTATGTTATATGTGCCACATTATCTCGTTATGCTTATGAAGTTCGGCCCAATTTTCCTTTGCATGGTTAATAATGATGGAATAAAGTTTCCTTTCTGTACAGAGTTCAGTAATCGTGTGCAATTTCGTCGTTGACTGAGCTAGTACATTACATTGTCCTTTCTTTGAACTCTAAACTAGTTCTTTGTTCTTCTGCGCAGTCAATTTTGTGTGTCTTCCTTTACCTGTCAATAATTAGCAAGGCGGTTTTTATTTAGTTTAATCAAATTCATGTACTTGCACTACTAACGCATGTTTCACTGTTCTTAACAGCAGAGTATATGGGCTGGCTGTTTCTCTGGCTTGTCATGCTTTGGGGCGCAGAAGGGTGGAAAGCGTATAGTTCCTGCAGCACGTATGCCCGACGGGAGCGCATCAACTAACCGTGGAAATGCTCAGTCTGGTGGCAATCCCAACCAAAATGGGGCTATGAATCTGTCCCTTCTCGCACCACCGTCATCGCCGGCATCCTTCTCCAACTCCGCACTTCCTTCGACTGCCCAGTCACCTAACTGCTTCCTGTCAATCTCTGCAAATTCTCCAGGTGGCCCAACATCTAACATGTTTGCTGTTGGACCATATGCCAATGAGCCTCAGCTCGTCTCACCTCCGGCAGCCTTTTCGACCTACACAACTGAGCCATCCACAGCACCACTGACCCCTCCTCCTGAACTGGCTCATGCAACCACTCCATCCTCTCCAGATGTCCCGTACGCTCAGTTCCTTTCGTCGTCTATGGGTCTTAAAACTGCAGGCAAGGAGCACAACATGCATTACTACTCTGGTGGTTCAGGGCTCCAGGGGCCTTATCCACTTTACCAACCAGGGAGCCCTTCCAGCAGCCTCATTTCGCCTGCCTCGGTGACTCCGAGGACCGGCCTCTCCTCGCCTATCCCTGAGCAAAATGTTCCTACTGCTGCTCACTGGAAGACATCCAGGTCCGCCTGCGACACGCCGTATTCCATTGCTTCACCCATACCCGAGCAAGAGGTCCCTACTGCACACTGGAAGACCTCCAGGTCTGCCTGTGACACGCCGTACTCCAGGACATCGCCGTCGAACATCTTCGGGCTTGATTCAGCTGCCACAAGAAACTCCCTGCTAGATAGCAACTTCTTCCGCCCGGCTGCGTCTGCTCAGTTCTACCTGGATCAGGCTTATAATGGTGGCAAGCTCAGTGTCtcgagggacaagcaacaagatgcTGATGAGGTTGAAGCGTACCGAGCATCATTTGGATTCAGTGCCGATGAGATGGTTACAAGCACTCAACGTTATGCAGAAGCACCAGATGCCACGCTTGATGAGGGATTCAGCATATCTCCATTTGGAAACAATGCCCCTGCTAATAATACAGAGGAGGTACGCCCGTTTAATGAGCTGCGTAATGATGAGGTTCAGAAGGTGGGTAAGATGAGTAGATCACTTTCAAATGCAAAAGAGATGATGACAAGTCCCTCAAAGAAGCCAGCAGACCAGCTTCAACATAAGGCAGTGTACCTCGATATATTCAAAGGTGAATGTCCTGACTTCCAACCCCAACCATTCGTTCATTCTGTTATAGTACCGATCTTTGTACGCCAGAATCATCAATATTTGTTGGTTTTTTTTCACTCAGAATAATGTATAATTAGCAAGTAACTTCAATTATACTAGCACCGGCTCCATAGCCTGAACCTAAATGCTGGTGTTGTGTCAATGTTTCTGCGATCTTACTCACCATGCTCCTTTCCTTTCTTACTGCAGGAACTAAAGGGGGGTATCTGTCTGAGGACGACACGTCAGCTGTGAAAGACTGCCATCCATTCAGGATGACTCGAGACGAGATATCTCTGAAACCGAtagaggtgaggaagaaggcccCAGCCGGGCAGGCATGCTCGGACGCGGAGGTCGAGTTCAGAAGGGCGAGGAGCCTGAGAGAGGCCAACAGCGTCTTGTCGTGGCGCAGCACCCTGTCAAGGCAACTACAGTAATGCATGGATGGTGCACTAGCTAATATATGCAGGATAAGTAAGTTGAAGAGTGAGCTTCCTCCCTTGGCCGAGCCGCCTAGCGTGCGTTGTCGATCGCTCGGAGGTGTTAGAAGTAAGTAATCTGTCGTAGTCGCAGAGCTAGTAGCCTGTATCTATGCACTACCCATATATGTCTGGGGATCCTTTCTACTTCTAGCCCAGATGGATATGTGATGACCAACCAGCAGCTTGTATTCAGTTTCAGATTGCCATGTTCCTCTTCTGCTTTATGGAGACTCTGTAACCATTAGCCGTCCAgcacaatgaaatgaaatgaaaggGCGTTGCTCCTGTCCTGATCCGCCGCCTGAATACTCGCATGCTTACGCGATTTGCTGCATCTAACTGAACTTGATCTTGAGTAGCATTGTTCACAGCAGCAGCATCAATGTCAATGCTGGTACCCTGCAAAAAAAAAGTCAATGCTGGTAGAATTTATCGAAATGAATGCAAGCTGACCTTGCATAGTTTGAATCAGTGTGCTTCTGCTTGCTTCCAGGAAGGAAGTCTTTTGTTATATGCATGAACACCATCAGGTTGTTCTCTGCCTTTCTACAGTTCATGGTGATTGGAATTGTAACAGAGTTGCAATTTGTACTTAACTGCTGTTACATAATGCATTTGTTCTCACATCCTGAACAATGTACGCGGCGTCTCATAGACCATTTATGCAATTGGGTTAGGGTTAGGCAGAGATGCAACATATACCCTGTATCCTCTCCCCCTGAAACCTCCAGCCCCTCTCCTGTTCTTCCTCCCAGGCTCTCTCTAGCACATTCTTCCCCCCAGGCTTTTGTTATATGCATTCCCTCCGCCCTTTTGGTGATTCTTCGCCTTGACATTGCCCAAGAGGGTAGGGTCCTGTCCGATGATGAGCGTGAGCTACGGGCTAGGCTCAAGAGGCGGGTCATTGCCTTGTCTGTGCTTGAAAGGTCTCGTAAGAAGCAATGCGCCAGAATCTCCAACCTTAGGGAGGGGGACGCAAATACTAAATTCTTCCACCGCCGAGTCAATGCTAGAAGGAGGAAAAACCACATCCATAGAATCAAGAATGAGCAAGGATGGGTCACCGAGCATGTGGCTAAGGAGAAAGTAATTCATGATCATTTTTCCAACGTCATGAAGAAGGGCCCTTTAAGCCGCAAAGATTTCAACTGGGATGAGCTAAATTTGGAACCCGTCGACCTCCATGACCTTGACTCTGCTATGACCAAGGGTGAGGTCCTCGAAGCGATCAACGATTTGCCTTGTGACAAGGCCCCGGGTCCGGATGGCT encodes the following:
- the LOC123101992 gene encoding uncharacterized protein At1g76660 isoform X1, encoding MAAPGSSNGGGGSRSQQQQQPQQDKQSIWAGCFSGLSCFGAQKGGKRIVPAARMPDGSASTNRGNAQSGGNPNQNGAMNLSLLAPPSSPASFSNSALPSTAQSPNCFLSISANSPGGPTSNMFAVGPYANEPQLVSPPAAFSTYTTEPSTAPLTPPPELAHATTPSSPDVPYAQFLSSSMGLKTAGKEHNMHYYSGGSGLQGPYPLYQPGSPSSSLISPASVTPRTGLSSPIPEQNVPTAAHWKTSRSACDTPYSIASPIPEQEVPTAHWKTSRSACDTPYSRTSPSNIFGLDSAATRNSLLDSNFFRPAASAQFYLDQAYNGGKLSVSRDKQQDADEVEAYRASFGFSADEMVTSTQRYAEAPDATLDEGFSISPFGNNAPANNTEEVRPFNELRNDEVQKVGKMSRSLSNAKEMMTSPSKKPADQLQHKAVYLDIFKGTKGGYLSEDDTSAVKDCHPFRMTRDEISLKPIEVRKKAPAGQACSDAEVEFRRARSLREANSVLSWRSTLSRQLQ
- the LOC123101992 gene encoding uncharacterized protein At1g76660 isoform X2, with amino-acid sequence MAAPGSSNGGGGSRSQQQQQPQQDKSIWAGCFSGLSCFGAQKGGKRIVPAARMPDGSASTNRGNAQSGGNPNQNGAMNLSLLAPPSSPASFSNSALPSTAQSPNCFLSISANSPGGPTSNMFAVGPYANEPQLVSPPAAFSTYTTEPSTAPLTPPPELAHATTPSSPDVPYAQFLSSSMGLKTAGKEHNMHYYSGGSGLQGPYPLYQPGSPSSSLISPASVTPRTGLSSPIPEQNVPTAAHWKTSRSACDTPYSIASPIPEQEVPTAHWKTSRSACDTPYSRTSPSNIFGLDSAATRNSLLDSNFFRPAASAQFYLDQAYNGGKLSVSRDKQQDADEVEAYRASFGFSADEMVTSTQRYAEAPDATLDEGFSISPFGNNAPANNTEEVRPFNELRNDEVQKVGKMSRSLSNAKEMMTSPSKKPADQLQHKAVYLDIFKGTKGGYLSEDDTSAVKDCHPFRMTRDEISLKPIEVRKKAPAGQACSDAEVEFRRARSLREANSVLSWRSTLSRQLQ